The following DNA comes from Amycolatopsis albispora.
CGCACGAACGAGGTGTGGCCGGCCAGGTACTCACCGGCGGCGCGGCCCTCCAGCACCCGCGCGGCACCGGCGAAGAACCGGAGCTGGTCGACCGCGGGCGGGATTTCCTCCGTGCGGGTCAGCGCGAGCGGTTTCCCGGTGTCGGCGGATTCGGCGCGGACGAATTCCTCGGCCCGGGCCTCCAGCGCGTCCGCGATGCGCAGCAACGCCAGCTGCCGCTCCCCCGGCGTGGTTTCCGACCAGGTCTCGAAAGCGGCGGAGGCCGCGGCGAACGCGGCGTCGGCGTCCGCGGGCCCGGACAGGGCCGAGGTGGCGTAGACGGAGCCGGTCACCGGGTCGAGCACGTCGAGCGTGCGGCCGTCGGCGGCATCGGCCGGTTTTCCGTCGATGAAGTTGCGGAAAAGCTTCGTAGCTGCCATGCGCCGGGATGAAACCCCACCGTTTCCGCGGTGTCAACGCCGGAAAATCGACGAAATCCGTTGTGGTGGCCCTTGAACCGCCCGGCTTCGGCGGTGATACTGCGCCGATGACCAAGACCCCTTCCGCCGCCGCGGCACCGCTGGACGAGCTGTCCAAGCGGATCATCGAGCAGTTGCAAGAGGACGGCAGGCGGCCGTACGCGACCATCGGCAAGGCGGTCGGCCTGTCCGAAGCCGCGGTCCGCCAGCGGGTGCAGCGGCTGACCGAGGCCGGCGTGATCCAGATCGTCGCGGTCTCGGATCCCTTGCAGGTAGGCCTTTTCCGGCAGGCGATGATCGCGATCACGGTGGACGGCGCGCTCGAACCGGTGGCCGACGCACTGGCCGAAATGGACGAAATCGCCTACGTCGTGGTCTGCGCGGGCCGGTTCGACGTGCTGTGCGAGGCGGTCTGCGCGGACGACACCACCCTGCTGGAACTGCTCTCCACCCGGATCCGGACCCTGCCGGGCGTGCGGACCGCGGAAATGCTCGTCTACCTCAAGCTGCGCAAACAGACCTATCGCTGGACCAGCCGGGGCCGCTGACGACGAAATCCGAAGCAACCGGGGCCTCCGGGGCGGCAAATTGGCCGCCGGGTTGTCGTTTCGTGATCGATCCGCTTGCCCGGCGGGCGCGGGCTGTGCGATAAATCGGGCCCCGCCGCCGGATGATCGACTCCGCGGTGCCGTCGTCCCTAGCGAGGAAATCCATGAGCGTCACCGCGACCGATCACCTGTGGCTGCACTTCACCCCGCACGGCGGCCAGGACCCGTCGGAGATCCCGGTGATCGTGCGCGGCGAAGGCGCCTACGTCTGGGACGCCCGCGGCAAGCGTTACCTCGACGGCCTGGCCGGGCTGTTCGCCGTCCAGGTCGGGCACGGCCGCGCCGAACTCGCCGAGGCGGCGGCCCGGCAGGCCGGGCGGCTCGGGTACTTCCCGCTCTGGTCGCACGCCCACCCCACGGCGCTCGAACTGGCCGAGCGGCTCGCCACCGCCGCGCCCGGCGACCTGAACCGCGTGTTCTTCACCGTCAGCGGCGGTGAATCCGTCGAGACCGCCTGGAAACTGGCCAAGCAGTACTTCCGGCTCACCGGGAAACCCGCCAAGCACAAGGTGATCAGCCGGTCGCTGGCCTACCACGGCACCTCGCACGGCGCCCTGTCGATCACCGGCATTCCCGCGGCCAAGCAGGATTTCGAACCGCTGGTGCCCAGCACGGTCCGGGTGCCCAACACCAACTTCTACCGCGCCCCCGAGCACGCCGGTGACGAGAAGGCGTTCGGCCGGTGGGCCGCCGACCAGATCGCGCGGGCGATCGAGTTCGAAGGCCCGGACACGGTGGCCGCGGTGTTCCTCGAACCGGTGCAGAACACCGGTGGCTGTTTTGTGCCGCCGCCGGGTTATTTCGACCGGGTGCGGGAAATCTGCGACGCCTACGACGTGCTGCTGGTGTCCGACGAGGTGATCTGCGCGTTCGGCAGGCTGGGCCACGACTTCGGCGCCCAGCGCTACGGTTACCAGCCCGACCTGATCACCACCGCCAAGGGCCTGACCTCCGGTTACGCCCCGCTCGGCGCGGTGCTGATCAGCGACCGCGTTGCCGAGCCCTTCCAGCGCGACGGCGTGACGTTCATGCACGGCTCCACCTACGGCGGTCACCCGGTTTCCTGCGCGGTCGCACTGGCCAACCTGGACCTCATCGACCGCGAAGGCCTGCTGGACCGGGTACGGGACACCGAAGCCGCCTTCAAGTCCACTTTGGACACGCTACGGGAGCTGCCGATCGTCGGTGACGTCCGTGGTGCCGGGTTCTTCTACGGCGTCGAGCTGGTGAAGGACAAGGCCACCGGGGAAACCTTCACCCCGGCGGAATCGGAGCGGATCCTGCGCGGCCACGTCTCCCCCACGCTGTTCGAATCGGGCCTCTACTGCCGGGCCGACGACCGGGCCGAACCGGTCATCCAGCTGGCTCCGCCCCTGATCTGCGGCCAGGCCCAGTTCGACGAAATGACCCAGATCCTCCGCGACGCCCTCACCAGCGCCTGGTCACTGCTGTAGACGGCGAAGGCCGCCTCGGCGAGGCGGCCTTCGCTGTCCTGACTCGGGAAGTGCTTACCAGGTCAGCCCGTGCCCGAACGGGAACAGGAGCTGCCCCGGGTCCCCGGCCGCCGGGATGTCGACCGGCAGCTTGCCCGACGGGGAAAGCTTGCCCAGCAGCACCTTGCTCAGCGTGGACATCGACACGTCACGCCAGTCGTAGGTGGCCACCCAGGTGGCGGCATCGGCGAAGGCGGGGTCGTACGGCTCCTGGATGGACACCGCGACCACCGGCTTGCCGGTCGCCTGCACGGCCTTCAGCAGCGAAACCTGCGCCGGGCTGGTGCGCAGCCCGTTCGCCAGCACCACCACCGTGTCCGCCTGCTTCGCCGCCTCGACCGCCGCGGCGATGTCGGCCTCGGCCGGGTTCTCGCCCGTCGGCTTGGCCGTGCCGGACAGCTGCTTGGCCAGCGACGTGACCGGATCCGCCGGGTAACCCGGGAAGTCGGCCTTGCTCCAGCCGGTGACCAGCACCTTGCCCGGCTGCTTCAGCGGCAGCAGGCCGGCGTCGTTGCGCAGCACCGTGGTCGCCTGGTCGGTGATCTTCGCGATGGCCGCGCGGTGCTGTTTGCTGCCCACGATCTTGCCGACCGCCCGCTCGTCCACCAGCGGCTTGGTGAAGATGCCCCGCTTGACCTTCAGCTTCAGCACCCGCAGCACGCTCTGCTCGATGCGCTCCTCCGACAGCCTGCCGGTCTTCACCGCGTCCGAGACACCCTTGACCGCGGCCGCGAAGTCACCCGGCAGCAGCATCTGGTCGGCACCGGCCTCGAGCGCCAGCACCGGGGCCTCCTCGTCCGGGTACAGCTTCCGGATCGCGTCCATCCGCAGCGCGTCGGTGACCACCACGCCGTCGTAACCCAGTTCGTCACGCAGCAGCCCGGTCATGATCGGCTTGGACAGCGTCGCGGGCGCACCCGACGGGTCGAGGCTCGGCATCGAGATGTGCGCGCTCATGATCGAGTCCGCGCCCTGCGCCATCGCGGCCTGGAACGGCGGCAGGTCGATCTTGCGCCAGTCGGCCTCGCTGCGGTTGATGATCGGCAGCCCGGTGTGGCTGTCGGTGTCCGCGTCGCCGTGGCCGGGGAAGTGCTTCGCCGAGGTCGACACGGTCTCGGTCCGCCTGCCCGAGTTCTGGTACCCCTGGACCTCCGCGGCCACCAGCTCACTGGCCAGCCCCGGCTGCGAGGAGAACGACCGGGTGCCGATCACCGGGTTCAGCGGGTTCGAGTTGACGTCCGCCACCGGGGCGAAGTTCTGGTTGATGCCCATCGCCCGCAGCTCGCGGGCGTTGACCGCGGCCAGCTTCCTGGCGTTCTCGGCCGAACGCGTCGAGCCGACCGCCATGCTGCTCGGATATTCCGTGGCGGGCGCGCTGATCCTGGTGGTCTGCCCGCCTTCCTGGTCGATCGAGGTGATCAGCGGGATGTGCGCGCCCGAAGACAGCGCCGCGCGCTGCAGGCCGTTGGAGAACCGGGCCAGCTGCGCCGGGTCGTCCACGTTGTCGGCGTCGTCGTTGTTGAAGTAGATGACCCCGCCCACCTGGTGCTTTCGCACCACCTCGGCCGGCGTCGCCACCCCGTACATCTGCTGGTTCATCGGGTGCGCGTCGGTCGCCGACTTGCCGTAGACGGTGACCACGAACAACTGCCCGATCTTCTGCTCCAGCGTCATCCCGCGCAGTGCGCGCGCGGCCACGGCGGTGTCCGCGCCGTGTGCTTCGGTCGCGGTCGCCGGCACCGCCGCCGACAGCACTCCGGCCCCCAGCAGACCGGCACAGGTGAGCGTGAGCGCTCTGATCCCCTTGGTACGACTGCTCGCATGCCCTCTCGGCACGATGACCTCTTCCTGTCGAAGGAGGCTGGCGGGCGGAAGACCCCCCACCGCATGGTCTAGTCCAATCGCGGACTTCGCAAGCTACTACCGGCGCCCCGGACCCGTCAATCGCCCGGGTTCGGATCGTCCACAGTGGACGATCGAGATGGTCACCGTGCGTCGCGGAAAGTGGTGCGCAGCCAGCGGTGCGCCGGGTCGGCGTCGAGCCGCGCGTGC
Coding sequences within:
- a CDS encoding Lrp/AsnC family transcriptional regulator, producing the protein MTKTPSAAAAPLDELSKRIIEQLQEDGRRPYATIGKAVGLSEAAVRQRVQRLTEAGVIQIVAVSDPLQVGLFRQAMIAITVDGALEPVADALAEMDEIAYVVVCAGRFDVLCEAVCADDTTLLELLSTRIRTLPGVRTAEMLVYLKLRKQTYRWTSRGR
- a CDS encoding aspartate aminotransferase family protein, coding for MSVTATDHLWLHFTPHGGQDPSEIPVIVRGEGAYVWDARGKRYLDGLAGLFAVQVGHGRAELAEAAARQAGRLGYFPLWSHAHPTALELAERLATAAPGDLNRVFFTVSGGESVETAWKLAKQYFRLTGKPAKHKVISRSLAYHGTSHGALSITGIPAAKQDFEPLVPSTVRVPNTNFYRAPEHAGDEKAFGRWAADQIARAIEFEGPDTVAAVFLEPVQNTGGCFVPPPGYFDRVREICDAYDVLLVSDEVICAFGRLGHDFGAQRYGYQPDLITTAKGLTSGYAPLGAVLISDRVAEPFQRDGVTFMHGSTYGGHPVSCAVALANLDLIDREGLLDRVRDTEAAFKSTLDTLRELPIVGDVRGAGFFYGVELVKDKATGETFTPAESERILRGHVSPTLFESGLYCRADDRAEPVIQLAPPLICGQAQFDEMTQILRDALTSAWSLL
- a CDS encoding glycoside hydrolase family 3 protein; translation: MPRGHASSRTKGIRALTLTCAGLLGAGVLSAAVPATATEAHGADTAVAARALRGMTLEQKIGQLFVVTVYGKSATDAHPMNQQMYGVATPAEVVRKHQVGGVIYFNNDDADNVDDPAQLARFSNGLQRAALSSGAHIPLITSIDQEGGQTTRISAPATEYPSSMAVGSTRSAENARKLAAVNARELRAMGINQNFAPVADVNSNPLNPVIGTRSFSSQPGLASELVAAEVQGYQNSGRRTETVSTSAKHFPGHGDADTDSHTGLPIINRSEADWRKIDLPPFQAAMAQGADSIMSAHISMPSLDPSGAPATLSKPIMTGLLRDELGYDGVVVTDALRMDAIRKLYPDEEAPVLALEAGADQMLLPGDFAAAVKGVSDAVKTGRLSEERIEQSVLRVLKLKVKRGIFTKPLVDERAVGKIVGSKQHRAAIAKITDQATTVLRNDAGLLPLKQPGKVLVTGWSKADFPGYPADPVTSLAKQLSGTAKPTGENPAEADIAAAVEAAKQADTVVVLANGLRTSPAQVSLLKAVQATGKPVVAVSIQEPYDPAFADAATWVATYDWRDVSMSTLSKVLLGKLSPSGKLPVDIPAAGDPGQLLFPFGHGLTW